In Pedobacter sp. WC2423, the following are encoded in one genomic region:
- a CDS encoding TetR/AcrR family transcriptional regulator: MARTKDFDENEVLSKAIQVFWCKGYNATSMQDLVDALGISRSSLYDTYTDKHTLFIKALERYQREGNQQIQEIADQNDLAKNTIIKLLKLTISESACVKEQKGCFMLNAEVEVAPHDAEVNKIVWTNDQYMENIFCQVIKKGQASGELKNKQDAGALARFIFNAVKGMRVTAKSSPDRSIFDDIIKLTVSVLG, translated from the coding sequence ATGGCAAGAACAAAAGATTTTGATGAAAATGAAGTATTATCCAAGGCAATACAAGTTTTTTGGTGCAAAGGATACAACGCTACGTCTATGCAAGATCTTGTAGATGCCTTAGGGATTAGCCGTTCAAGTCTGTATGATACTTATACAGACAAGCACACCCTATTTATTAAGGCTCTAGAGAGATATCAACGGGAAGGAAACCAGCAGATCCAGGAAATTGCTGACCAAAATGATCTGGCAAAAAACACGATTATTAAACTCCTGAAATTAACGATTTCAGAATCTGCTTGCGTTAAAGAGCAAAAGGGTTGTTTCATGTTAAATGCGGAGGTTGAGGTAGCTCCGCATGACGCGGAAGTGAACAAAATTGTTTGGACTAATGATCAATATATGGAAAATATTTTCTGTCAGGTGATTAAAAAGGGGCAAGCCAGTGGGGAGCTCAAAAATAAGCAGGATGCCGGAGCCTTGGCCCGATTTATTTTTAATGCTGTAAAAGGGATGCGGGTAACTGCAAAATCAAGCCCCGACCGATCTATTTTTGATGACATCATCAAACTTACGGTATCGG